CCCACTGGACCACAAACTCCACTACGGTAGTTGATTTATGTATTATAGCATGTCACACCCAAGCAAAACCTAATGATATTATTATGTCTCACCCATTCTATTATCcattttgttgttattattattattattattaatattattattattgttggtTCTGTAATTTAAAATGGGTTTCTACAATTAGGGTACTGTATTTAGCTTTTAAGATATTTCAGTAATTAggataaaaaaactataagatCGCAACAGAGCTGCTTTTGATTCAAAGAAGAGAGAAGCATTCAATATCCATAGAACACTGCATATTCACAgtatatttcatataatataccTCCACCATTGATTTAATAGCCAAAAACAATTTATCAATTAAGGAAAACGAACTCGGAACTACTCAATAAACATCgttaagtttttaaataaaattaagaaaatattttagctacaaaggaattacataaaaataaacccacaaattaatatgacttgatatagtatgtcagattgtaaatttatttttattataaagtagatctaatagattccataaaatcacattagtttgtgagtttacttcatataatattttttttgtatgtaacagttttcataaaattactGTACAGAAGaaggtattttttatttttcccaataATGACATCTTGCAGTACGAAATACATGCAAAGGAACGATCAGTAAACACAAAGGTGACTTACTTGATTTGGTTACATAATGGAACAATAATTGTAATAATCTTCAGCAATAACATACCACACATCACATCTCTGACATGCCTTTGGTGTATAAAGAAGAACGTCTTTCTTCTCatccttcttctcttctttttgagGACCTACACTGACTACTGTGGCagattttctgaattttctgaCCTTCTTGATGATTGTCACTGGATCAGCTTCTCCAATTACTGTCACCGTACTCTTTGAAGGGTCAAGCACTATAGAAGTTATTCCTTCTATTGTTGCAATTACCTTCATTACCTTCTGCCTGCACTTCGAACAGAGCAGTTCCACTGACACCACAGTTTTCTGCAACAGAGAAGACTCAGATTGGTTAGTACGAACTTCTGagaagataaattatattacaCAGCACATGTACTGAAAAAGTAATTCAGTGTCAGTCAGTGAAAGAGATAGAAGGACAGGAGAATGAGAGGTCAAGACTTAAACACAGAGGCAAAAGGATAGAAATTCGCGTAGGAGAGATGGAACCTTGGACATGCTTGGATGAAATTAAGTTAGGGACTGGAACAAACGGCTCGGGAAAATTGGAAATATGGATGGATCTGAAAGTTGCTATGTATtctctttttattattgtttttgagaGTGCTAGGATATCCTTTCTTGTGTTCTTATAACAGGTATGGCTGAATACAGAACAAGAGTCACATTGTTAGTTGGTGACTGGTAATAAATGCCAGTCAGAAGGAGGCCGTTGATTGGATCACATATGCCATCCCATATGCATTTAATGCAGAAAGACATAGGTAGACATTTCAAACTCTGTAATCGTACTATTTACCAGTAGTTCCAACTAATATTCACTAACAATTCTACAtaggaagacattttattttctaatttcacACCCTGGATAAGAAGCGCTCATCAAGAAGCGCCTTTCAGATCCACCACGGGAGAGGAAATTCATAGTACACGATTCCACCCGCGAAAACTACTAGTGtaataaggcctcgtttgtttttaggaaacatctcatctcatctcacttcatcattacaactttcctaaatctccacataaaataaaataaacaattcaactttttcaaatctcaaaacaaaaataatattaaaaaaaatatattctaacaatattttattcaattttttaactttaatctcatctcatctcatcttatctctaaaaacaaacgagcctgTCTGGTTCTACAACTCACCCCAAGTCCGCTATCTCATTACACGTTGCACCATATCCAGTTTTGGTGCTTTTTGGAACTATGATCCTACGTAGGCAATAATAAGCTACTTTAGCCTgagaagaataataaataatgaacaGACAATGCGCCTTGTCTTAACAGTCATTTTTGGTTGTATTAAGAACAACTCTAGCTTTTTAATATATACCGTTTCGTACttttgtgtgtgagagagagagagagagaggaaggggggggggggggggggtgggaaTACCTTTTCACTGCTCAGGAGCTAGTTGTTGAGCACGTGGTTCAGCAAAGCTGCAGGCAAACATAATTGGACTGCAAAATCATTCCACTATGCTGATTAAAATATCAGGACTTCTCGAACAGAGCTCACAGTCTTCCATCACTTCAGCTTCTGCTGTGAGAATAGGCTCTAGCGTCAGGTTAACTGCAGTCGCTGCTTCAGTATAATGTTCTCTGTAGAAGGGAGCAACCGACAATGCAATTAAAAACATGAATTTCCCAAACGATAACTCCAGCCAGAGGCTGAAGTGGGATGGCCCAGCACTCTTAATAAATATTAGGAATCTCTATATGGTTAGACAATTTTTAAGAAACAAGACATCCTAACGCTTATAAACATATGAATAAAAGCTCTAAATAAGATCACATTAAGCAGAAAATGGCATTCTAAAACTTAACCAACTATGATAAATTTGAAACAAACAATTTAACGGAATGCCATGCCTCtaagatgaaatattattagagttAATAAAATCCTTTAAAACAGTAAAAATAACGAGCGTTTAAAAGATACAAAAACAGCAAATGAAAGCAGAGTTCCATCATACACGTGCATAGTAGCAACAAAAATACGCTAAAACTTTGAGGACATTAAAAACAAATCCCCTGAAGGATAACCCTGTAACAATCCAACCAGTCTGATGGTGCTCTCTACAGACTGCAACCATAACTGGTCTAAATTGCTCCATATAACTTGCATGTATGCCATCTAAGGCACATCTGGTGCACAAACTAGGTCCAAAAGGGATGTCGGGCATTTATACCAAACGGCTATATCATCAAATATTGTACTCTCATACGGTTGATGGCCGATGAGACCACAAACCATAATTAACTTACACATGATGTAATTAAAACCCAAAAGACAACAAAGGTGGTGTGGTGATAGAAAAAAATTGGCAGCTTCTACTATCTCAAAACATGTAAATATCCATATATGATTTGTTTATGCAGTCCTCcttcaaataaattttaacatcTTGTAGAAGTTAATCAATTTTTGGGTTTGCAGAATTGTTGCAGTTAGTTATTTGCTTCCAAGGGGGTCTACCCAGAACAGTAACTCAATCTTGACAATTCTCTGCACACCATGGTCAATTTGAAATCCAGCTGTACGCATTTATAGGACATGTGAGCATAGATGAAATGGCATTGAAGTAGTTGACGTATCATTTTCTTCACTGAGCCCAAAATCAGTGTTCTGTCACTTTTGCCTCTACTCTTATTGCAGTCCCATCGAATATAAAacgagaagaaaaagaaaataccaaTGACTAGGCCTCCGTGAGAAACCCATATAGCATGTCATGTACATAGCAGCATACACATGTATGTCAATGAAAAAACCCATAATAGGCATGCATGTGgatgaaagatgaaaaatcAATTTCGGAATGCTTTTGTCTCAATGATTAACAATCAGTGGCAAGCATCAAATCTAGAGTACATGCTCATAGTGCATGCAGTTAATCCTAATCCAAGTATGCTTTGCAATATATCATAAGAAAAGATTGTGGAAAGAATACTTCACACTCTAAACCAAATAAACTCCTCCTACACCGAAGCCAAATATGGAAAAGGGAAAGGGGAAGAGaaggaatttaaaaaatgcCACTTGTAAGTTTAAATTACCAAGAAAAcgatacaaaaatataatactttatACAAAGGCAAACATGATTGCCGCGATAACAGGATGAAAAAGTAGCTAAAAGATGAGTTGTCGTCACATGCATTCCAACAAACAAATAACAGTTGTGTAAAGGAATGCCCTCTCAAAATACTTGCACATACCAATAGAATCCTCAGTCAGAATTATCCTCCATGCATTATGTTGAGTTTCTTTAAGTTGTATTAGCCTTTATGCTTCTTTCTGCTTCCACCATACGAGTGTAGCAGTTCACAATCTTCTTGTCTAACTCATAATAGTCTTCCATCTTCTTCAAAGGTTTCAAATCTAGGTCAATGAAAGATGCCTAGGAAATTGAAACTCAAGTAAGATATCAATGTCATAAGAAATGACACTTTGAAATAGAAATGTTTAACTTTCAACTAGGAATTTAGTCggtaaattaaatttatctaagaTGTTTCAAATGTAATTCCAAAACTTTTGGTGCTATTGTCAATCTTCTAAACAATCTTCTTTTCcagataagaaaatatttgagtttTCCAAATGTCAAGATAATAAGTCATACTATTTTCTTACATGAAATTCCCAAAGGTAAATCAACATCAACTAtgaatataaatttcaaatgaaacaTGTTGAGTGCTATCTACCTTGTAATCAAAAATTTGGTTGGTTGCCTCTAggtgtattttattatatggagATCCTGAATAACCATCTTCACTTGGTCTAAAACTAATTATTAGACTACAGTCTTTTGCGGTTGCCGCTATCAAATAGTCCTTTACAATCTTCAAGCTTTCATCCAAAGGAATGGAATGCAAAGATGTATATATCTGTGAAACTTTGTCTCCACCAGATTCTCTGCATACTGGACAAGACTCATAAATGATGTCATAATATGCATGAACCGCTCCTTCTATGTCAAAATTATCAAGCTTCTGGATCTCAAGAAGCCGATCCAGTACTCCAGACTTATAAACTGTCTCAGAAACAAGCTGTAGGAAATTCATTGTACGAAGGTTATTATCTGCCCAGATGAAAGACTTGAGTGCATCTTCAAATGCTTCACTAATCACAAAACTAGTACTGTTCGCACCAGCACCCAAGGCCCCAAATATGAGAGAACCATTCAAGAATACCCTGAAATTATTCTGAGGGGTGTTAAAGAGACTGATAATAGCTTTATCTATCCTGTCCTTGCACTTAGAGAACAGATCGATGGGATCATATTCGCTTAATTCTGATATCTGTAGCATGCATTGGAACGAACCAGAGTCAGAAACAAACGTCTAAAATAACATCATTACTGCAAGAGGTATtataagcaaaaaaaataataataataatttcacaaattccCATGGAAAGTGGTATTGGATCCATCGGATCgaacataaaatataactacAGATGAAGATAATTCAATACAAGCTAACTTGGTATcaagatgaaaagaaagaatgtaccTCTCCTTGATGCAACTTCAAGGCTTGGTGCATTCTAAATCGAGTAATGCTCCGTTTAATGGCATTTCTGTCCGATATGAATCTTGAAAAAGGGAGAAATCCACATTTGGGCTACTTTTTGGGAAAGTGGAAGTgcaacagagaaaaaaaaaaaaagaataaagattaTTGGTGTTTGATTTTGACATGTCACTCAGAgacataaaatgaaaagaaatcaaACTGCAAAGACAAGAAATAAGACGAAGGACATGGTAAGGGAGTGGAACCTTTATTTCAACAGATACACAGGATCGACTGTTGAGAGTACCTGGCATGGAAAAGATGGAATTAACTAGCTATTTTTCTATACTATACCAAAATGCAAACTACTTTGCATACCATGAGGGAGATTTGGGTGCTGGATTTAACCAAACTAGTTGTTTGTCAAAGATATTCGACGAAAGAATTCCAAGAAGGGTAGGCACCCATATATAGTCTACTCTTCCTATCAGAGTCCCGCACTGGTATTTTCCTAAAGCATATTAGGTAGAATTGATGACAAACTTAATTACATTAACCATTGTGATCGAATATTTGACAAGTTCATATCTAGCAAGATTAACtaccaattttctttttgtaagtaAGTACGATTGGGTGCTAATTATTCTGGCtcaaaaaaataaggagaaacaAATGCCGTTGTgagtctattaaaaaataagccaCCAATTTGAATTTTGCATCAACGTAAGGTTTCAGACCTAAGATTCTTTATGCCTGCTTGCTAAGTGTGACACAAAGGTGAGTTACACAcctgtaatttttttatgtgtaacCTAGAGAAATCGCATCAAACAGTAATACCAAAGAGAAGAAATTACCGCCAGGAAAAAGCGAATGATCAGTTAGGAGAAGCACAGAATCGCGATCCGTATCAGCCTTGGCAGCATCAACTCGCCAAGCAGGACGCTGacatataacatttttctcaaccgaGTCCAGGAACTCCCTGGACACAAGGACACGCATCTGGAAAAATTGATTGAAAGCCAAGGTCACAGAACTTTAACTAcgttattattcttaaaatgaTTATCAATCATGAAATCAACCAGAAACAAAACGTCATACTATTTCCACCAGAAATTCCTCGCGGATAGACAAATTAGCGGACCAAAAAGAATGCTTCTAAAAATCATAATACGCAACTGGAGAGTGGAGACGGAAAAAGCAGAAACCCAAAATTTTAACAAATGAATAAGTTTGCTACAGTACTACTCTtagcgtttggatgttgaagtgagttgagttgaattgagatgataaaatattgttagaatattattttttaatattattattattattttaaaatttaaaaaagttaaaattgtttatattaaaCGTCTTATATTGTTCATGTTAAACGTCTTACAAtggaaaaaaaacaagtttCAGTTCCAGAAtccaaaagagagagaaaggactCGGGAAGCGTACCCCGGCATCAACATGTTCGGAACCCAAGAGAGGGCTCATGACGTGCTGCACATAGAGTTGTGCAGCAATTTCTTTGTTTGGGGACGATACGATGCCGTCGACGTCTTTCCAAAGTAGCCGTTCGTGCGTGCTCAACGCCGTCGGACTCCTCACGTGCGGCGATCCGTTCCTCGGCGCCTTCGGTATTCGCATTACTTTCCCTATCTATACACgcaacattatatatttatacaaatgGACATTTATACTGATGTTCGAACGGCTACAATGAGGATTCAGATAAATGGAAAATATTTCGACTTTCTACTATTTgattcagtaaaaaaaaaaaaaaaaaaactacggaAAAGATAATTGAGGAATCGGAAGAAAGTAGGAGCGTACAAACGAGTGAGATGATCCGGTGTATGCGAGAACGAGATTAGCAGCTCCTTCGCCTCTGTAGACCCAGTCAATTGCGTGCTTCTGCTCTAGAACCACATCCTTATCCGCCTCCTTCAGATTAACGATACCTAATCGAGCTTGAATATTCGTTTCGAAATTTGAAACCTCCATGTACCCCTGAGTAATCTTGCAAAACAATCAAGAAAAGCCCTATTTCCTCCTCGAACGGAATCGCCAGCTAAGCGAATCGGCAAAAACGATGCTTTTCTCTTTGCTATGTGGGGTTGGAGACACGAAGTATGAGTGGAAGTGAGCGTTTCTTTTTTCTGTATCTTACTATCTGCTTCTGcctttttcttactttttggATGACCGTTGAATTTGCCGTCATaattcatatttctttattttatttttttcaaagctgaTATTTCTTTATTTACGCGGCATTGCCATTCTATTACGATATTATATTCAATTCAGGATTTCTCTTTTGAAAACCTAATTGTGAGATTAtttctattaaattaaatagGAAAGATAATTTAAAACTTCGAATTCAAACTATTTattctaataattatatatgagattttaacttatctcgtaaatataaactaacaaaaatactaaatttaattatttattttcttaacctGTTTCAAAAAACTGATCCCATTAACCGtatagaaattatttgtacaaaCCTTAAATTAACAAGTAGTATATaaatccttataaaaaaatagatttcaccTTAAAAaggtgtaaaaatatattttttttcttaatgaaattcatttttttataaaatacttatataaaatttgtctatgtgaaatttataatttgcatTACTCTTGACAGTATTGAAGTACAATGAGTCCTCTATTGTATGATGAGGAATAGAAGGGAGAAATGCTAGAGAATCTGTTTTGGGCTCTGCTTATTTTGTCGAattggtttttttattattttattatttttattttaacttagtgattaataaaatattatttaataatattgtaaattttttaaaaaaatatttgaaagtgttaaaaaaatttaaattttaaaatttttttatattatttttttaacacctttaaatatttttaaaaaaataaaaaattcacaaattaagtaaaaaaataaaaatcggaCAAAATAAACGGGAGCCCAAAACGGGCTCCCTATCATTTTTCACAGAAGACTAGAAGAGTAAGAAAGCTGAAGAATGTCTGACCCAACAGACAATCAATGGGATGCATTTGGTAGCCCAAAAACCCAAGAGCCATCGTCATCTATTTCTAAAGGCCCATAATAATGATTAATCAATGGCCCAAAATTCATCTTCTATTGTGTGGTAGCCCAACTCCGATTCTGACTGTTTCAACCATGGGAAATGATAGTTCGCTCCCAATTGACAAccatttgaacttttttttcacttttttgcaTTCCCATGaataagaaatcatttttccaattatttttaaaataaaaaattaaaaaactgaaaaaagggaaaaataaaacattttggTCCCTAATTCGTTAATTTGGGAGGTCTGAATAACACTTGATTAGCATCGTCCTTCAAGTATATTCAACAATTGTAAACGCATATAGTGTTTTTTTAAAGGCGGGGAGCCAATTTTGGTtggaaacaaacaaacacatttcaagagtaatattatatataggccCGTTTTGATAGTAagacgagatgagataattttatatgagagttagaagttgaataaaatattgttaaattatttttttaatattattattattttgagatttgaaaattttgaatttttttattatattttgtgtagaaatttgataaagttataataatgagattaaatcatttctgtatccaaatgaTGCCATAGTTAAGGCctaatttgttttcacaaatctTCTCAATGCATCTAatcccatttcatctcatataatcattataattgttttaaattccaacacaaaataaaataaacaattcaactttttcaaatcttaaaaaaaatattataataatattttattcaactttaaattttaatctcaactcatctcatcagcAAAAATAAACGCGGCTTATGTACATATTTcgacatttattttgaaaaaagtgaaatctaccgtaaaaaaaaaaaatttccaaatcaAATGCCCGAAACTTGTACacgactataaatattatttcccTTACAAGATATGTCTTAGCCAAcaatttaatttcaacttttcaagcCAAATTAATGCAAGCACATATAAAGTTAGGTAGGCCTAATTGTCATTTAAATGGATACTCTCAATCTAAATTTCAATGGATTCAAACCCATTTgatgaatgatatatatatacagaacaAGGGATGTAATTTCAACTTTCATtgtcaaattcaaaacaattaGTACCTATAAAAGTTAGTTATGTACTAATTCTcatctatttatatatgttgttgaTTCTAACATCGTAAAAACTCATAAATGAAAGTACTGTATGTGGAACAGTTTCTCCACTAAAACCTTCCCGAGTActtgttattgttattgttattgatatttcatttaattattataatttttttaaattctcacataaattataataaataatttaatttttttaaattttaaaataaaaataatattataaaaatattttatttaacttttaatttttatctaaaatattttatcttttatctcattttaatgaaaatatgaGGTATGAGTGACTCAGATTTTGAACTACTCATTGttgatactttttttaaaaataaaagtacgaACTTGTTTTTTTGTCTTGTGAATTGATGGGAAAAATTAATTGGAGGAGGATTAAAGAGGCGGTGAGTGATGCAGACATGCGGTTTTGATTTGGCGAGTGTTACGGAGAAGACTCCGTGTTGCTGGACCAGCAGAGGACAATGCCAACGACTCTACCATAGCCTCACGCACCAAGTCTTCTTGTGATCAGAATACTCTAGAATAAAGTAGAATCAAGGCTGTTAATTGCTAGTGCAGCACTTGTGTGCACATGAGTCTTCTCCTTAACAGCGAGACAAGACGACGTTTACATAATATCTAGAATGTTGTTATT
This genomic interval from Juglans microcarpa x Juglans regia isolate MS1-56 chromosome 4D, Jm3101_v1.0, whole genome shotgun sequence contains the following:
- the LOC121260927 gene encoding inositol-pentakisphosphate 2-kinase-like isoform X1, yielding MEVSNFETNIQARLGIVNLKEADKDVVLEQKHAIDWVYRGEGAANLVLAYTGSSHSFIGKVMRIPKAPRNGSPHVRSPTALSTHERLLWKDVDGIVSSPNKEIAAQLYVQHVMSPLLGSEHVDAGMRVLVSREFLDSVEKNVICQRPAWRVDAAKADTDRDSVLLLTDHSLFPGGTLNSRSCVSVEIKPKCGFLPFSRFISDRNAIKRSITRFRMHQALKLHQGEISELSEYDPIDLFSKCKDRIDKAIISLFNTPQNNFRVFLNGSLIFGALGAGANSTSFVISEAFEDALKSFIWADNNLRTMNFLQLVSETVYKSGVLDRLLEIQKLDNFDIEGAVHAYYDIIYESCPVCRESGGDKVSQIYTSLHSIPLDESLKIVKDYLIAATAKDCSLIISFRPSEDGYSGSPYNKIHLEATNQIFDYKASFIDLDLKPLKKMEDYYELDKKIVNCYTRMVEAERSIKANTT
- the LOC121260927 gene encoding inositol-pentakisphosphate 2-kinase-like isoform X2; the protein is MRIPKAPRNGSPHVRSPTALSTHERLLWKDVDGIVSSPNKEIAAQLYVQHVMSPLLGSEHVDAGMRVLVSREFLDSVEKNVICQRPAWRVDAAKADTDRDSVLLLTDHSLFPGGTLNSRSCVSVEIKPKCGFLPFSRFISDRNAIKRSITRFRMHQALKLHQGEISELSEYDPIDLFSKCKDRIDKAIISLFNTPQNNFRVFLNGSLIFGALGAGANSTSFVISEAFEDALKSFIWADNNLRTMNFLQLVSETVYKSGVLDRLLEIQKLDNFDIEGAVHAYYDIIYESCPVCRESGGDKVSQIYTSLHSIPLDESLKIVKDYLIAATAKDCSLIISFRPSEDGYSGSPYNKIHLEATNQIFDYKASFIDLDLKPLKKMEDYYELDKKIVNCYTRMVEAERSIKANTT